The Colletotrichum destructivum chromosome 8, complete sequence genome includes the window TTTGACAAGTCATTCCCAAGGCTAGCGATGTGCAAACCCACATTTCATGAGTACTGGGTTATCTCGGTCTGTTGACAATCGATTTGATTATGTAGTCAAACCATCTTCGATCCCAAAACTGGACGTTTCTTTCCGTTTTCCTCAAGATGAAGACGTTTCCCATGGGTGTCTGTAACTCATTCGTCAAAGATTACACAGACAACCTCTCCCGTAATCGAGATGTCGGCGGCAAAGCCCTTCAGGAGACCAGTGCTGACGTCGCGGTCAATGATTACCGCACGTCCGTCCTGCTGGAGACCGACAGCAAGCTGGGTGCCGGCCTTGTTGATGGAAAACTGGCGCGGGAACCTGCCGCCTGAGGGGAAGATCTGGGTGAAGTTGAGATGGCCGGTTTGGTGGTCGATTTTGAAGCTGGTGATGGCGTCGGACCGGATCTCGGTGCTGTTGTTGGGGTCAAAGTTGGGAATGTTGAAAAGGCTGACGTTGCGCGAGGAGACGATCAGGTACTCAGAGTCAGGCTATGCCAAATCAGTGACTGTACCCAGAGGACACAACTTCTCAAAGAGAGGCACTCACCGAGATGTGAAtctcagcggcggcagcaccggCCGGAACGGTGTTGTCCGGCCCGTGAGTCCCGACCGAGAAAACTTCCTCGAAGCTCAGGGTCTTGTTGCAGCCGTACTTCACCTCGTACGTGGTGACGATgttgtcgagctcggccagcaCGAAGAAAtatgtcttcttctcctcggtgACGAGGAACCTGGCGTGTCTGGGACCGCTGCCCACCGCCACGCTCAGAGGCGCGACGGGCGTCAGCTGGTACGAGTCCTGGTCAATGTAGAAGACCCGCACGAGGTCGGCTCCCAGATCCGGCACCAGGATGTACTGCCCCGTGGGGTCCAGGATGGCTTCGTGGGGATGCGGGGCGTTCTGCGCCGGTTTGGGGCCGGCCTGGTCCAGTGTGTAGGTCCAAGACTGCAACCTCTTGATGTCGGTCGGATCCTCGATAGAGAAGACCTCGAATGACGACGCCGGGCTGGAATAGGTCGGTTAGTTGATCGGTTGACGGTGACTTGGCCTGAACTGGAATATCCCAATATTTCGCTGCACGCCAAGGGAAATACTTCAGGGGGCTAAGAGCGGGACTTACTAAGAGGCCAGGGCAATGCCTCCGCCATTTTTACCATACACAACTGAGCTGACCGCTCCCTTGATGGTCGGGAGACTGCCTAGGGGTATGAGGGTTCCGTTCTCAGTCTTTTGGAAAGAAACAAGAGTGCCGTTGGGATTCGTGAGGCCTCTGTCCGCGCAGTACAGGAGGGACTTGGACTGGTCGAGAGTGAGCCACGAGGGGTTCGCCGCGCACGCCGTGGTCGAGGCAATCGCTTTCAGCGTCGTTCCGGCCTCCGAGGTCTGGAGGTCCAGAGTCGTCACAGTTCCGGCGTGGGAGGCAGCGTAGAGGAGCGTCGATGTCACCGGCGCGGCCGACATCATTGCCAGAAACCAGGCGGCAGGGAGCTTGTCGAACCCCAACATAACGAATGACGGTACTTCAAAAAGCAATGACAGAGTGACCAGatcccgcctcctccggcgccgcgatggcgacgacgcctctTTATTGACCTCGTAGGCCATGGTCGGAAATGTAACCCCTGGTCATCCGCCAAGCCACTCGCCCAGTTGTTTTCCGTGCGGGGTCGGGATGACCCTGGACGACATTGAGGAATTTCCCACCTATTAATCAAAAAGACTTCTGATTAAATACCGTTGGCGTGGAAGCTGGGGATCGCGCTAGCCCGCGTGACAAGTCAAGGCGCGATGCGCCGGTGCAGCTGGTTAAGTGTTTAGCAGGGGCATCGGATAAGGTTGGGGAATTCGTACGCGTTCCATGGCAAATCCGGCTTAATTCTGGAAGGGATAAGCCAGACTGTGGAGGACTGGAGCTTGGGATGATCGAGGCCAAGGTTGTAAAGGTTGATTAGTGAAGCGAAGCTTAGGCTTTCGGCAGCTTTTGAGTTGCCACCCCGCGAATGTTCTCTTGGAAGCAATTGTTCTGTAATTTCCAAGGCTGCAGTCAGAGGCCTGATGAATTATGTCCCATCTCATGCACCATGTTCCCGTTAACGTCATGAAATCCCGCTTTATGGCACTGGCATTCATTTATCTCACGCTTGTATCGGCGAAACATGCTGTCGACCGCTTTCTCTTCTGGCCACAGTCAGTATTAATAGACACTTATAGCATTGTGTTGCAGAAACATACTCGATCAGAGAGTGACGAAGCGACGTGCATTCTGGCAAAGTGGCAAAGCCAGAAAGTGGTCAACGGATGAATGTACTGCTATCATCGCTGCGAATACATTGTTAAATGATGGTAGTCTCACGTATACACCAACTAGTATATCTGACCCCAGCCAAAATGGTTGTCCGCAGATCCAGAAGAAGGGCTGATGGGGTGTCTTCATCTAACATGGGTAGTTAACCCACCCGGTGGGATAAGACGGTAGAATTGATAGATCTACTCAAAACAGCTACTGGTTATCCCACCCGATGGGATGCGACATTGAAGTTTACAGATCTGCTCAACGTAGTAATTCTGTCAGCCACGGTATATAGAGTGAACAATGGGAACCGTGTGTTCAAATGGAGTAGTAATACAACGGTATTGTTCTTTTTTCAAGAACAAAAATGCCAAAGCAATTGGCCTCTATAGCTTGATGTTTTCTTGGAAGTTTCGGCACTACCCGCTCTTACTTTGCTGAATGTAGCGTATTTACTCCCCTCAACCTACGTATCGGCCAGTGTAAAAGTAGCATAATGCCGGATAACCTCCCTACATTGATGCCCATCATTCCCATAGCCCGCTCGGTTTCAAACGGCGCGATTTCCCACGTCTTGATCTAGGATGGTGGTAACAGGGGCTGACTTGGAGAGACCCATAGCGACGAAAAGCTCGCTGACTGCTAGCCACCTCCCCAGGCCTTCTAAAGCCCGGAAAGACCGGCATTCACAGTTTAACCTTCGATCATAATCCGGCCATGGCGGATAACAAGTCAACAGGGGAAGCCTTCCGCCGAAACCACCAGGTACGTAACTTTAAATATAGAATTTCCGTCCCCAGTACGTGATTGTCGTGTTCAACAATTAGAGATTTGTTACTCGAACATATGAAACGCCGAACTTGTACGTCTTTTCGTGAGACACGAGTAATCCCAGAGTCTCTTTTGACGGCCGTCGGCCTGAATTAGACAACACGGCAGCGATATGTTGAGAGCATTCGAAGTCTTGTTCCAACATCGTTAAAACCGCTCCTCAGAAGCAATTTCAATTTTGAATTTGATGTCGTCCATAAGACCGAAGCCGGGTGTTTTGCTAAACGTACCTTCTGGGCGCGGCTCATCCTCTCTTAGGCCCATGTCCCACGGATTCAGACCAGACTGATGGGAGCTCATAAGACGTTGGCTCAAGACGTAAGACGATACTGCACCCCAAATCACGAGTAGAGCCAAACGTCTCTAGGGGCTGATGAGGATCCAACCTGAGCTCTTCCACCCCTCCAGTTTGATTCATGATTCCTCTTTTTGTCACACATTAGGCTCCCGGCCGGACATCGGCTACCAATAAGTAATCAGCAAGGTTCTTTGAGGACGCTGACCATCGTGACATGAGTCGTTACGCTGATTTGACGGCGGTAGACTACCCCTCATTCTGATGCTGCTTGCACAGCAGAGATCCAATCCAAACGCGGATGATTGAAACACACTTAATGATATGAACGAATCGGATGGGTTGGAGATGAACTCTGTTTCCCCTCGTTAAGCCGTTGGAGCCGTGCTGTTCTCTTGGTCTTCGGGCAACATAAAGGTTGAGCTACCCCTCTTTCTGCGGCGTTTGGTGGACGATTTCACTTCACCTAAACATCGTCTTGCACCCATCAGCTGCGGTCATCAATTCACAACTGAAGATAAAAGTGAAATCTTGCCTTATCCTAATCAAGAACGAGGCAATCATGGCACCGACACCTAGTGAGAGGGCGCAAGCCAAGttcttcgccgtcctcgaggacccCCGAAGATACGACTCAACAAGTCCGTTGACCCAAACAATGACCCCATACCGGAACGAAGCTGATACTCGTGAAACAGACTTCAAGAACAGAGTCATGATAACGCGAACACCTTCCGGAGGTTCCGAGTTGACCAACGTTGTCAgccatccgccgccgcgccgggcAAGCTCGAGCAGCCAAGGCTCTGTCGACGACCATCACCGCATTAGGAATAGGATCAAGAACTGGATATATCGTCCGGCGATTTGATTCATGTTAATCATTGCATCGTAAGGGCTATTAGTCACAAAATTGTGCACACACAAGAATTGTCTCTCGCAGTAGTCCTCTAGGAGCTCCCAAGACTTCCTAGTTTTGCGGCTGCTACCGGTTTCCGACGATATAGTTTTTTagtttttcttttttctttctttaATGGAACTGAGGTTCTTCTCAGAGTGTTTTCAATACGACATCGAGAAATCATTCGTACTCTGTCCAGCCACAGAAAGCTTGGCAAGCATCAAGTATCAACCTGCATATTGTTGTATGTGAACAACTCACTGAATAAAGAGTAACCTTTGGTTCCAGACTCGGAGAACACTGTCGCAATGTTAGATCAATATTAGCTCACGGAAAGCATGTAAAAGTTATTATTTAAAGAGGGGGAAGTTTTGCACTGATATAAGCCAGCTTTGTGTTGCCTACTGGCTAGTTGGTCCTTGAGGCATTGTGTTGTCAGCAAATTAGGCAGCAATGCAGGCCCTGCAGCCTAGGGAGTACAAAGAAGCATTAGGTCAAATTGTTTTCCGAGCACAATCTTTGACTTGAACATCACAAAATAGTATTGCCGATATTGAGACAAGACAACCAGGACGCAATGTCTTGTTCGACAATCGTCGTCCAACCCTCGAAGCCACACACGCATACCGTGGTCTTCCTCCATGGGCGTGGCGACAACGCGCAAAACTTTgcggcgtcgttggcgtaCTCCCGAGATTCTCGGAACCGCACCCTCGCTGACGCATTCCCTTCGTTCCGCTGGGTGTTTCCCCAGGCGAAAGTAGGACAGTCGGCGGCGTTCCCCGGCGGTGCGGTGTCGCAGTGGTTCGACATATGGAATGTGTCTGACTTCTCCGAACGCGAAGGGATCCAGGCCGAGGGGTTGAGGGAGAGTGTCGCCGGCATACGAGAGATCATCGCCTCCGAGGCTCGACTGCTGGAGGGCAGGTGGAGTCGCATTGTCCTCGCGGGCATCAGCCAGGGGGCGGCAACCGGCGTCCACACTCTCCTCAACCTCGATCTTCCCCAAGGAGAAGACAGATTGGGGGCTTTCCTCGGCTTCTCTTGCCGCATGCCGTTTCCTGGGAGAACTCTGGCGGAGACGCGGGAAGTCTTGGGGCTGCGAGACGTTCCGGAAGGCAACATTCTGTTGCGTCAGACTCCCATGCTGCTCGAGCATTGTGTCGATGATCCGCTCGTTCTGGTTGCGAACGGTTGTGTTCTGAGAGATACGTTACTTGGATTCGGTGCCCAAGTAGAATGGAAAGAGTATCTGGATGGAGGGCACTGGTTTAATTCACCGACCGGTATGGATGATGCTGTCAAATTCTTGGAGTCTCAGTTGGGATGAGTTACAAAGCCTATCAAAGATGGAAATCCTCAAATCGTAAGGGGTCTTTTTTGAGCGTGTATCTCAGTGGCACCCATCTTTGAAAACGACTTCACATTTCTAGGATGGAAGTTCGGTTCGTCTTAAGTCAGATATGGTGAGGTGGTTACGCGACTGGTGGGTTTTCCAAACTTCACCCTGTATCACACCGACGAAACGAGCGAAAATGTCAATATCCAGAATAGAGCACCGATATTTGCGTCGTTGTTGCCTTCAAGGTGGAGCTATCGCGACAGGTATCAAGCACCGAGACGTGGATCAAATGTCAACCAACATCCCATAAGCGGGCCGGCAGCTTGTGTGAATGTTGTTTACTTTTTCACTTGGAAAAAACTTTGTAAACAGCTATCATGTCCTCCTCGCTTAGACCAACATCCTTCGCCTCCCCGTACACGGCAACACACAGCTCCGCAAACGGCGCCCTCACGTTTGCCTGCCTTGCGGCCTCAACGATGAGCTGCGTGCTGTTGAAGCAATCCTTGACGGACGCCTGCGGCGACCAGTCGCCATTGAGTAGCTTGGCGACTTTGATCTTAAAGTAGGCCGAAGCCATCGGCCCGGCGTCGAGCACCTTGCCAAAGGCCTCCAGGTCGAGCCCCTGCGCGCGGGCCAGGCTGAACGACTCCGCCAGCCCGGCGGTGAGGTTGTTCAGAAACAGGTTGACCGCATACTTGGTTTTGAGGCCGTAGCCCACGGGCCCGCAGTACACGGCGGCGGACGTCAGGGGTTCCACGAACGGCcgcatcttctccgccgcggccgggTCGCCGGCCATCAACCCCACCAGCTTGCCCTGCTCGGCGGGAATCTTGCTGCCGCTGACCGGCATCTCGACGAAGTGGCCCCCGGCTTTCCGGATCTGGTCCGCAACACGTTCGCTGGTGTCCACGGTGACGGAGCTCGTATTGATGAGAGTCTTCCCGCGGAGGGCCGCTGTGAAAGTTTCGTCTTCCAGGATCGAGGTCAGGGCCGGTCCGTCGAACAGCATCGTGAAGATGACTTCGGATTGCCTTGCCACTGCTGCCGGGCTGTCGCCGACGTTTGCGCCGTATTTTGTTAACGGCGGGTACTTCGATGGGCTGCGGTTCCAGACTGTTATGGGGAACCTGCGAGCGAGGTTCAGGGCCATGGGTGTGCCCATCACTCCCAGCCCCAGGAAACCTACACGCATAGTCTCCTGGTTGTAGTCCCTTGGCTCTCGTGGGAGGAGAGACTTGTGTGAAAAATCGAGTTGGTTGCTCATGGTAGGGGACGTTCTGCCATTGGATCTTTCTAGTATTTACAGGACGGTAGACCAAGCGTCTATCTCCATCTTAAGGGGCAAACAAAGTGTATGACCACTGCCCTAGGGCGTCGTAGCAGGTTGAGGTTTAGCTCGGCCAAACCATCTTGGGACCCATAAAACGTGTCAGGCTCGCGCCCTGCGCCTTAAGGTTCGGTCAAAGACTTGGCATTTGACGCGGGCTGGCCAGAACGAAGTATGGGTAAGTAGCAATTTGTATCATGGGTTTCGTGGCTCCATATTCATCAAGACTGTTGGACTCACGACACCCATAGAGAACTACTATCCTAGCCTACTCGACTACTCTAACCCCTGTTCTTTCCACCATTTGAACGGGTAGCATATAAGCCTCGCCGATGTTTCCTTCTCGAACCTATCCCTCCAACCTACCGGCAGCTCCCCATAGAACCGGATGACATCGAGGTTGCGCAGCTCCGACAGGTGTCCAAAGAACTCGTCATACTTCTTCTCGTTAAACTTGACCTCCCACCCCTTCAGGTTCGGGACAGCCGGCCTCGGCTCCCAGTCAATGACGAGCTCGACTAGGTCTCTGGAACGCCGTGCCACCTCGGCAAATATGGCCAGCCAGCGGTTCCAGTTCGGGTACTCCATGGCGATGAGAACGTACAGCCGGCGAAGGCGCTCGAAGCGCAGGGTGCCGTGGACGGCGAAGCCGATGCGCCGGTCGCCGAAGCCCTGGGAATGGACGCGCATGACGGCGTCAGCGTGGACCTGCTTGTGCAGCTCCCGGTAGGCGCGCTTGCATGTCAACATCAAGGAAGGCAGCGGTTTCGTGTAGTTCCCTTGCTCGAAGTAGACGTGTAGGGGCCGGAGGGTGGAGCCAAAGTCTTGGTGGTCGAAAGAGAGGTAGTACTCGTAGATGCGCTCTCTGATCTCCCACGGGAGTGTGAAGAGAGCAGCGTCGTCTTGATTGAGAGTGGTGATGTTCGTCTCCATCTCGGATGCCCTGGAGAATGTATCAGATGTGCTT containing:
- a CDS encoding Putative phospholipase/carboxylesterase/thioesterase, alpha/Beta hydrolase, with amino-acid sequence MSCSTIVVQPSKPHTHTVVFLHGRGDNAQNFAASLAYSRDSRNRTLADAFPSFRWVFPQAKVGQSAAFPGGAVSQWFDIWNVSDFSEREGIQAEGLRESVAGIREIIASEARLLEGRWSRIVLAGISQGAATGVHTLLNLDLPQGEDRLGAFLGFSCRMPFPGRTLAETREVLGLRDVPEGNILLRQTPMLLEHCVDDPLVLVANGCVLRDTLLGFGAQVEWKEYLDGGHWFNSPTGMDDAVKFLESQLG
- a CDS encoding Putative nitrous oxide reductase, WD40/YVTN repeat-like-containing domain superfamily is translated as MAYEVNKEASSPSRRRRRRDLVTLSLLFEVPSFVMLGFDKLPAAWFLAMMSAAPVTSTLLYAASHAGTVTTLDLQTSEAGTTLKAIASTTACAANPSWLTLDQSKSLLYCADRGLTNPNGTLVSFQKTENGTLIPLGSLPTIKGAVSSVVYGKNGGGIALASYPASSFEVFSIEDPTDIKRLQSWTYTLDQAGPKPAQNAPHPHEAILDPTGQYILVPDLGADLVRVFYIDQDSYQLTPVAPLSVAVGSGPRHARFLVTEEKKTYFFVLAELDNIVTTYEVKYGCNKTLSFEEVFSVGTHGPDNTVPAGAAAAEIHISPDSEYLIVSSRNVSLFNIPNFDPNNSTEIRSDAITSFKIDHQTGHLNFTQIFPSGGRFPRQFSINKAGTQLAVGLQQDGRAVIIDRDVSTGLLKGFAADISITGEVVCVIFDE
- a CDS encoding Putative 6-phosphogluconate dehydrogenase, NADP-binding, 6-phosphogluconate dehydrogenase, domain 2, with the protein product MALNLARRFPITVWNRSPSKYPPLTKYGANVGDSPAAVARQSEVIFTMLFDGPALTSILEDETFTAALRGKTLINTSSVTVDTSERVADQIRKAGGHFVEMPVSGSKIPAEQGKLVGLMAGDPAAAEKMRPFVEPLTSAAVYCGPVGYGLKTKYAVNLFLNNLTAGLAESFSLARAQGLDLEAFGKVLDAGPMASAYFKIKVAKLLNGDWSPQASVKDCFNSTQLIVEAARQANVRAPFAELCVAVYGEAKDVGLSEEDMIAVYKVFSK